DNA sequence from the Liolophura sinensis isolate JHLJ2023 chromosome 1, CUHK_Ljap_v2, whole genome shotgun sequence genome:
AACAGCTACTCtcctatttgtgtttgtgtttctctGTTTGAGTATGCCAGTAACGACAAATACTGTCCTATTTGTGTTTgggtttctgtgtttgagtatgcCAGTAACGCAAATACTCTCCTATTTGTGTTAgggtttctgtgtttgagtatgcCAGTAACGACAACTACTGTCCTGTTTGTGTTTGGGTTTTTGTGTTTGAGTATGCCAGTAACAACAGGTACTCTGCTATTTGTGTTAgggtttctgtgtttgagtatgcAAGGAACGACAACTACTGTCCTATTTGTGTTAGGGTTTCTGTGTTTGAGGATGCCAGGAACGACAACTACTCTCCtatttgtgtttctgtgtctgaTGCCAGTAATGACAACTACTCTCCTATTTTTGTTTGGATTTGTGTTTTTGAACATGCCAGTGACGACAAATACTCTCctatttatgtttgtgtttccCTGTCTGAGTATGCCAGTGACGACAACTACCCTCCTATTTGTGTTAgggtttctgtgtttgagtatgcCAGTAACGACAAATACTGTCCTTTTTGTGTTAgggtttctgtgtttgagtatgcCAGTAACGACAAATACTGtcctttttgtgtttgtgtttcagtgtTTGAGTAGGCCAGTAACGACAAATACTGCCCTATTTGTGTTAgggtttctgtgtttgagtatgcCAGTAACGACAAATACTGTCTTTTTTGTGTTAgggtttctgtgtttgagtatgcCAGTAACGACAAATACTGTCCTATTTGTGTTAgggtttctgtgtttgagtatgcCAGTGACGACAACTACTGTCCTATTTGTGTTTgggtttctgtgtttgagtatgcCAGTAACGACAAATACTGTCCTTTTTGTGTTAgggtttctgtgtttgagtatgcCAGTAACGACAAATACTGTCCTTTTTGTGTTAgggtttctgtgtttgagtatgcCAGTAACGACAAATACTGCCCTATTTGTGTCAGGGTTTCTCTGTTTGAGTATGCCAGTGACGACAACTACCCTCCTATTTGTGTTAgggtttctgtgtttgagtatgcCAGTAACGACAAATACTGTCCTATTTGTGTTTgggtttctgtgtttgagtatgcCAGTAACGACAAATACTCTCCTATTTGTGTTAgggtttctgtgtttgagtatgcCAGTAACGGCAAATACTGTCCTATTTTTGTTAGGATTTCTCTGTTTGAGTATGCCAGTAACGACAAATACTCTCCTATTTGTGTTAGGGTTTCTGTGTTTGAGAATGCCAGTAACGACAACTACTCTCCTATTTGTGTTAGGATTTGTGTACTTGGGTATCCCAGTGATGACAATGACACTCctatttatgtttgtgtttctgtgtaTTCTTTTGATGACAACGTTTCTCCTATTTTGAGCATATCTTGTCTTTTTGAATGAGTGGTGATGCCATGTGTTTAATCAGATATCATTGCCATCGATATGAAGTCTATTACTGTGTCTTCCTGGTGAATGAAGGTGGTTTTCTGTAGATAGGTTTCTGCGACCTTGCTTCAGGCACTTTCGTTACGTGGACTCACAAGTGTGCTGCACGTGAACATTTTACGACTCTTCCAACTTTTCCTCGTCTTTTGTTTATAATTGAACTGACGTTCTGCTCTTGACTTCCAGTGTACTAATAATTTCACAGGTTTTAGAATGTAAAATGTGTTCACATAAATCAAGGCGGCCTAATCTTGGTTAACTGCCAGAGACAGGAGTGGGAGGAAAGAGTGAATGAAGACGCTGTGAGCCTTGTTAGCCGCACATCCATGTCTGTACTAAATACGGATCACTCTTTCCCGGGGACGGGGGTATAATCTCCCACCCAGGCACAAGTTCTACACTACAACTCCACGAGCTGGGACCAATAACACCCCGCGGAGGATGCCTTTCCTCCTTTACGTGGAGATAATTCCTAGGTACACACAGGAAAGTAGCTGGCATTTGCCTACACCGGCCCTGAGGTGTTGTGACATTGCTCAGCTACCTCAGATCAATGGTACACTGCTTTCTCAGCTTTCTGTTCACTGTATGAGGAGCCGATGCCAACAGTTAGCCAATACCTTAAAGCCACGCGCCATTCGGCAGTGAGGGGAATAAAGAAAGCTAATCCATGCTGGTGAAGATTAATGAGACTGCATTCCAGTTCAGCGGTCGTCTCGGCAACTTGTCACTAGAAATACCccaataaatcaatgaacaGAGGGCTAATTTGATTTTAATAGTTACATCGAAATGTTTCTCTTCACCTAAGGTCCTTGCGCATTTCTAATTAAATCACAGGGCTTGCTAGCTGTCCGACCGTCATTTCACTCTCATCGATACTCCTCCGAGCGAGAAATTATTCGCCAACTTTCTCTCAATAAAATGTCTTGACTCGACGTTAGTTATATGAAGAATCAATGTAGCGGTTACCGACTTAATGAAAGTGTCGATCTTTATTGGATTTAAGTAGATAATTGTGCAAGCGTAATGTtaatatgtgaatattttacAGACAGTCTCTCCTCGAATTCACAGCAgaattaatataaaaatttcGCCGATCTAAAAGCGTATAGACTTCCGCCTGTTACGCAATCATctatccccccccccacttcctcACATGGAATTCACCAACCTTCCCCATGTATTATTACAAGTCAGCCTTGATCGATCACTGCAATGATCCGTGTAACGATACACACATAACATGCCTTCCGCATAGTAACTATGACAATGCGAAAAATAATGCGAATTTTGAGTCATTGTACCATGCACAAAAACTTACGCCAGTTTGACCTCTGTTGATTTTGAGGCGGAGAGCGGAGATTGCTGCcgttttggtttatttaattGTTCGGTGTTCCGTATTGTTCTCAATGTTTCGGTCACATCACTTCAAAGTCTCCATGCAGACAGCCGGTCCCAATGGCAAAATACCTGTTTGTATAccgctgcctcactggaacgccatacCAAAGAAACCCGCCATCTTCCCTACCCatagtacatgtgtgctatCACCAAATGTGACGCGCTGCCCAGttacagtattctgacaccaggcTCACCAGACACAATACAATGATTTCAGACCGACCAGAcgcagtatactgacaccgggcttaCCAGACATAGCATACTGACACCGAGTTGAcaagtatactgacactgggctcACCAGACATAGTATACTGGCGCCAGGATGaccagacacagtatactgacgcAGGGCTCACCAGACACAGTGTACTGACGCCGGGCTcaccagacacagtatactggcaccaggcTTACCAGACACAGTATACGGACATCAGGCTGACCACAcgcagtatactgacactgggctcACCAGACACAGTATGCTGACGCCGGGCTCACCAGacacagcatactgacaccgagctgacaaatatactgacactgggctcACCAGACATAGTATACTGGCACCAGGATgatcagacacagtatactgacacagggctcaccagacacagtatactggcaccaggcTTACCAGACACAGTATACGGACATCAGGCTGACCACAcgcagtatactgacactgggctcACCAGACACAGTATGCTGACGCCGGGCTTACCagacagtatactgacaccgggcagAACACACACAGTATACTAACGCCGGGCTcaccagacacagtatactggcaccaggcTTACCAGACACAGTATACGGACATCAGGCTGACCACAcgcagtatactgacactgggctcACCAGACACAGTATGCTGACGCCGGGCTcaccagacacagtatactaacGCCGGGCTTACCAgacacagtattctgacacctGGCTGACCAGAAACAGTATACGGACATCAGGCTGACCAGAAACAGTATACTGCATACAGGCACCGGGTTGACCAaacacactatactgacaccagacacagtatactgacaccaggctgaCCAGACACAGTAAACTGACACCGGTCTGATCAGACAGCATGCTGACAGCGGGCCGACCAGACGCAGCATAATGACATGGGCTGaccagacacagtatactgacaccagaacCAGTACTCGTCCTAGGTGTTCACAAAGTATCCTTTGTCCTACCGATGTGACTAGTGAACTGAACATACTAGGACATACTCTGTTCCATGAGATTCATAGTTCTTGCCTAACCGCGAATAACTTGTTACACGTTACCATTTTGTTAAATTACACGCAATGAATAGCGTGTAAGCAGGACTTTAGAATTCCTGATCCTTTAAGACTACATTCTCTTGGTAGACTATAAAGTATGTACGTAGAGCCATAACGTACAGGCTAATAACGTTTAACTTGCAACCCTAATTCGTGGGCCGTACACGGTAGGGTAatggataaaataaaacaaaaagcctATGTATGAAGCGAATGGATCTATTACGAAACTAGTGACAAAACACTAAGACAACATCAGTTTAAGAATTAAGGGTCAGGTAGGCGTACATGCTGATAAGATACACAGGTAAAGTCCTGTTAAACAGTACAACGATCGGTGCGGAGGGTCACATCTGGCCCCGTAATCAGTGAATCTCTAACCTCCATCACAACCCGCCCACCAAAGCTCACCCAACACAGCTTCCTCACCTGCAAACGTTCATCAAACGAATAGGTGGAATAAAATAGGGGGACGTAATGCGATGTTGATGAAATTGCAATGTGGCGATTTAAATGCACTTGCGAATACCAATGCCTCTCAGACATAATATAACATAGACACTGAACTAAAGTATGTCCCAAACGCGGTTGTGTCTCCAACCGACGTCATCAATGAATCAAATAGTCGCAAGAGAAAAGTTAAAATATAAAGTCGACCAAAGCAATTGTATCGTGGTGACCCCTCATGAGTGTCCAGTCTCTGCTGGCAGCCAATAAACAGTAGGCCTTCAGAAATCCATATGTACACACCTACAAACAAGTCAATTATTACCAAGTACTGTTTCAGTTTATATTATCACAATCTGCTGATAAAGGCCACTTTGTTTGGGTAAATTTCGTGCTCACCTAAGAAACGATTCCTGCATAGCGGCTAAAGTCTCAGCACCTCTTAGGGTCAGCCATTACAATAACTCTGTAAGTATACAATTCCAGTGTGGACTAGGCAAACCAGTAGGCAAGATGGTAGCAGTATAGCTGAGAATAGTACTGCTCCTTGCATGTCAGCTACACAAAAAAGTTTgttcaaatgtatacatgtattgatcacCAAAATAATTCCCAGGCAGAGCTGTTCCAGTTTATACATAACGAAAACATCATTAATCCAAAATTTTAGCCAAAGTTCCGGAAATCAGAAGTTGTGTATTTTTAAACACTGGACACAACGGTTTTGCTGGTAGAAGGCGGCCTGCGGGAAGTGCGCGAGTCAAAATCGGAGATACCCCGGGCGTAGCGGTAACCAGCGGCTCGGTAACACGAAAAACAAACGTAATACTTGAAACGTTTGCGAAAGTTCTGACTGAAGATGCTGTAGAAGACCGGGTTTGCAGCAGAGTTAACGTTGGCCATGATCATTACGAACACAAAGAACGGCCATGACATGTGAAAAGGCTTTTCCGAAATCATATCGTAATAGACCAAAACAGCTTGGGGAGAAAAACTGATGACATAGACGATGACGCAAGCGATGAGCATGATGACAACACTTTTACGAGCTTTGACGGCCTCTGAAGTCTTCTCTGGTTTACCGCCATTTTGTTGACCCGTCTGATTCTGCGCGTGTAACTCCTCGATCCCGGCGAACAGTCGCTTAGCAACCACGGTGTACAGCACAATCTGAAGGACAACCGGAACtatgtaaaatataatgttCTCTGTAACCTTGAAAGCTTTATACCTCTTCATACTTAACTGGCGATCTCCTGGTAGAATCGTCAGGCAGTAAGCTTTACCCGGTTTTTGCATCATTTCACGGTTAAACAGGACAGTTGGTAACCCACAGAGCAGAGCAATGGGCCACAGGATTCCCATGGCAACCATCACCTTCTTGCGGCCACACAAGATGTGCGCTTTAATAGGCTGGATGATGGCAATGAATctgaaatgaatcaaataaaattagtGGAAAGTGTTTACTCCCAGAGAATTAGAATATACTTGGACATTGCTCTACATCATTAGGAAACAGTACTGTCTTGTAAATAGCAGTTGAGGATATTGCATGCTGCTTTATAGATAATTACTTTCAGGACATATTATTTCTCTATATTAAAGATgataaaatactttattttgtaCTTTAGGCGTAGACGTAAATATAGTTGGGCGAAAGCTGATATAAGAATTATGATCGTTCACACAAACAGGCCAGGATAGTGTTCAGTTTCATCTAGTCAGTTACGACTCGAATGATAAGGCAGTTAAGTTATTAATGGACTGTCCACATTGAATGGCCTCCCTTAACACCCGGTCATTAATGAACTGACGCAACATTTTAGCCAAAATGTAACCCAATATGACATTTATCACCTTCGTAATTTC
Encoded proteins:
- the LOC135481805 gene encoding neuropeptide receptor 15-like; amino-acid sequence: MDVTAETITGMSGNMTNDTDMVNKVSTETITLLSILFTLICTTGLVGNALVVFVILVDRKMRKSSTNLFIMNLAVADFVIMLFGIPEIVMFMMDRGWTLGPEMCKFNRYVMTSSLYASVLTLLSVCVERFIAIIQPIKAHILCGRKKVMVAMGILWPIALLCGLPTVLFNREMMQKPGKAYCLTILPGDRQLSMKRYKAFKVTENIIFYIVPVVLQIVLYTVVAKRLFAGIEELHAQNQTGQQNGGKPEKTSEAVKARKSVVIMLIACVIVYVISFSPQAVLVYYDMISEKPFHMSWPFFVFVMIMANVNSAANPVFYSIFSQNFRKRFKYYVCFSCYRAAGYRYARGISDFDSRTSRRPPSTSKTVVSSV